The following are from one region of the Capsicum annuum cultivar UCD-10X-F1 chromosome 1, UCD10Xv1.1, whole genome shotgun sequence genome:
- the LOC124885179 gene encoding cell division cycle 20.1, cofactor of APC complex-like encodes MQLDRFIPNRSAMDFDYAHYMLSGGKVTKEHVGINSSSKEAYLKLLAQVFNMNRTRILTFKNKPPPSVERVSESPSHIQQSKIVKKQRYFPQSAERTLDAPDILEDFYHNLLDWGSNNVIAIGLGNFVYLWDTSNGSTTELLTVGDDFRMVTSVSWSPDGRHLAVAFE; translated from the exons ATGCAGCTGGATAGGTTCATTCCCAATCGCTCTGCAATGGATTTTGACTATGCACATTACATGCTCAGTGGTGGCAAGGTTACAAAGGAACACGTTGGAATAAATTCTTCATCTAAAGAAGCTTACTTGAAGCTGTTAGCACAGGTTTTCAACATGAACAGAACGAGGATCCTTACTTTTAAGAATAAACCTCCACCTTCGGTTGAGAGAGTTTCTGAATCTCCATCACATATTCAACAATCAAAAATAGTTAAAAAGCAGAGATACTTTCCCCAA TCTGCGGAGAGGACCCTAGATGCTCCTGACATCCTAGAGgatttttatcataatttgttAGACTGGGGGAGCAATAATGTTATTGCTATTGGGTTAGGGAATTTTGTATATCTGTGGGATACTTCTAATGGGTCGACTACTGAGCTTCTCACGGTTGGTGATGATTTTAGGATGGTGACTAGTGTCAGCTGGTCACCAGATGGAAGACACCTTGCAGTTGCCTTTGAATAA